Proteins from a genomic interval of Polaribacter sp. Q13:
- a CDS encoding T9SS type A sorting domain-containing protein, which translates to MKKTTFFKQKTIYFLFFLLTYNFTFSQNQNGAIDAKGDIIIVALDSTNDDGLAFVLLDDAPAGTTITFDDDEWNTTVFNTPNGEGQLRWENNTGSTIAAGKFIKITNADGDGISVNIGSIAEVESGFLLGTKNDQVYAYTGTLRSNPGTFLTFAGALALTTFGMPTLSGTGLTNGTNALAIDDSNYIGRYTGPTNFGGVSIAAVSATLTNLSNWTFGPFTFSTQVIGDLTGSAFVNNTAPVIGATSAGQNVNDTATLNPFSSITTSDADGDNVSATITLDNNAKGVLSGTGLTGTGPYALASTTTADLQAKLRALSFNPTDNRSSTSETTTFTVVINDGTDTDTNNGTTVISSAVAPTVTSVSATTANGTYKAGDNVIVTVTFNENVTVTGTPQITLETGTTNRTINYNGTGSGTSTLQFTYTLQAGDISADLDYLATNSLTAGTSIQDAGGSNATLTLPTPGAANSLGANKAIVIDGNAPSTTSFTRKTPTTQTTNADVLTFLVTFDSDVTGVGAADFAVSGPSGSSIGVIQVTASTYDVTVSGGNLSTLNSNVGLNFSGGVSITDLAGNSLPSTEPAIDETYTLDNLAPRISSIVRQSPTTSPTDADALVWDVTFDGVVSNVSIADFTATATTATTTSVTNPSGNVYRVTVSGGNLAALNATVTLGFAGGQDIQDASGNVLSNLTPTGTNNNTFVVDNTPPTYTWTGSTDNDWNTPGNWSPTTVPSTNADITIPNGLTNYPTANVSLVFNSMVINSGATFIPNSTVSGSVTYKRNLPTTNWYLVASPVNGETQQDVIANHTFATGSVSNIGLGGYSNTTGPAWNYSTAASTGFIPIGVGISMKLAAPGDVSFTGDVIPNNIAYPISQGTRTNFNLLGNPYTAYMNSATFATTNTALLTEETVWLWNGTSYVTYNAVSPIEIAPAQGFFVEASTNNNVLYQTSNRSHQNSDTFMRQTPKSNFELSIANNDATASTKVFYIEGKTTGFDNGYDSKMFGEATTEFAIYTDLVTESVGNKLAIQTLPIDNTAAISVGLIANAGEEITFSAESLNLPEGTELYLEDKVSGAFVNLSEGDYKTTLKTDANGIGQFYIQTSAKSLSTDNINATIANVNIYKSSSNQVTISGLNSEATVSIFSLLGKQVLKSSIKASTVNKVSLPSLSTGVYIVKVNSVNGEITKKITLN; encoded by the coding sequence ATGAAAAAAACGACCTTTTTTAAACAGAAAACTATTTACTTTTTATTTTTCTTACTTACTTATAATTTTACCTTTTCACAAAACCAAAACGGAGCTATAGATGCTAAGGGAGACATTATTATTGTTGCTTTAGATAGTACAAATGATGATGGTTTGGCTTTTGTTTTACTAGATGATGCTCCAGCTGGAACAACCATTACATTTGATGATGATGAGTGGAATACTACTGTTTTTAATACTCCAAATGGTGAAGGACAATTAAGATGGGAAAATAACACCGGTTCTACCATTGCTGCGGGTAAATTTATAAAAATAACGAATGCAGATGGTGATGGTATTTCTGTAAACATAGGAAGTATTGCTGAAGTTGAGAGTGGGTTTTTATTAGGAACCAAGAATGACCAGGTATATGCTTACACAGGTACACTACGTTCTAATCCTGGAACTTTTTTAACTTTTGCAGGAGCTTTAGCTTTAACAACATTTGGTATGCCAACACTTTCTGGAACAGGGTTAACCAATGGTACTAACGCACTTGCTATAGATGATAGTAATTATATAGGTAGGTATACAGGTCCAACTAATTTTGGTGGAGTATCTATTGCTGCAGTTTCTGCAACATTAACCAATCTTTCTAACTGGACTTTTGGACCTTTTACATTTTCAACTCAAGTAATAGGAGATCTTACTGGAAGTGCTTTTGTAAATAATACAGCCCCAGTAATTGGTGCCACATCTGCAGGACAAAATGTAAATGATACTGCTACATTAAATCCTTTTTCTTCAATAACAACATCAGATGCAGATGGAGATAATGTTTCTGCAACTATTACTTTAGACAACAATGCTAAAGGTGTTTTATCTGGTACAGGTTTAACAGGTACAGGACCTTATGCTCTTGCAAGTACTACAACTGCAGACTTACAAGCAAAATTAAGAGCGTTAAGTTTTAACCCTACAGATAATAGAAGTTCAACATCAGAAACTACAACTTTTACAGTTGTTATTAATGATGGCACAGACACAGATACAAACAATGGAACTACTGTTATTTCAAGTGCAGTAGCACCAACAGTAACTAGCGTAAGTGCAACAACTGCAAACGGAACTTATAAAGCAGGCGACAATGTTATTGTAACCGTAACTTTTAATGAAAATGTTACTGTAACTGGTACACCACAAATTACATTAGAAACTGGTACAACAAATAGAACCATAAACTATAATGGTACAGGTAGTGGAACTTCAACTTTACAATTTACATATACTCTACAAGCAGGAGATATAAGTGCAGATTTAGATTATCTAGCAACAAACTCACTTACTGCAGGAACAAGTATTCAAGATGCTGGTGGTAGTAATGCTACATTAACATTACCTACACCAGGAGCAGCAAATTCTTTAGGTGCAAACAAAGCAATTGTTATTGATGGTAATGCACCTTCTACAACAAGCTTCACAAGAAAAACACCAACTACTCAAACTACTAATGCAGATGTCTTAACATTTTTAGTAACTTTTGATTCAGATGTTACAGGAGTTGGAGCAGCGGATTTTGCGGTTTCAGGTCCTTCTGGATCTAGTATTGGTGTAATTCAAGTAACAGCTTCTACTTATGATGTAACTGTATCTGGTGGAAACTTATCAACATTAAATAGTAATGTAGGTTTAAATTTTAGTGGTGGAGTTTCGATTACAGACCTTGCAGGTAATTCTTTACCGAGTACAGAACCAGCTATTGATGAAACATATACTTTAGACAACCTTGCACCACGTATCAGTAGTATCGTTCGTCAAAGTCCAACAACAAGCCCAACAGATGCAGATGCATTGGTATGGGATGTGACTTTTGATGGCGTAGTAAGCAATGTGAGCATAGCAGATTTTACAGCAACAGCAACTACAGCAACTACAACGAGTGTAACAAATCCTAGTGGAAACGTATATAGAGTAACGGTATCTGGCGGAAATTTAGCAGCATTGAATGCTACTGTAACTTTAGGGTTCGCCGGTGGACAGGATATTCAAGATGCTTCAGGTAATGTCTTATCTAATTTAACTCCAACAGGAACGAATAACAATACATTTGTTGTAGACAACACACCTCCAACATATACTTGGACAGGAAGTACCGACAACGATTGGAACACTCCTGGAAACTGGAGCCCTACTACTGTACCTTCTACAAATGCAGATATTACAATTCCAAATGGTTTAACAAATTATCCTACAGCTAATGTTTCTCTGGTATTTAACAGTATGGTTATTAATTCTGGAGCTACTTTTATACCTAATAGTACCGTTTCAGGATCTGTAACTTATAAGAGAAACTTACCGACAACCAATTGGTATTTAGTAGCTTCACCTGTAAATGGAGAAACACAACAAGATGTAATTGCAAATCATACCTTTGCTACAGGTTCTGTTTCTAATATTGGTCTTGGAGGGTATTCGAATACTACTGGACCAGCCTGGAATTATTCTACTGCTGCATCAACTGGTTTTATACCTATTGGTGTTGGTATATCTATGAAATTAGCTGCTCCTGGCGATGTATCTTTTACTGGTGATGTGATTCCAAATAATATTGCATATCCTATTTCACAAGGAACTAGAACTAATTTTAATTTATTAGGTAATCCATATACTGCATATATGAATTCAGCTACATTTGCTACTACAAATACAGCATTACTTACAGAAGAAACAGTTTGGTTATGGAACGGAACTAGTTACGTAACTTATAATGCAGTTAGTCCTATAGAAATTGCACCTGCACAAGGTTTCTTTGTAGAAGCGAGTACTAATAATAATGTTTTATATCAAACAAGTAATAGAAGCCACCAAAATAGTGATACTTTTATGAGACAGACTCCTAAGAGTAATTTTGAATTATCTATAGCAAATAATGATGCTACTGCTTCTACTAAAGTATTTTATATAGAAGGAAAAACTACTGGTTTTGATAATGGGTATGACTCTAAAATGTTTGGAGAAGCAACAACAGAATTTGCTATTTATACAGACTTAGTTACAGAAAGTGTAGGTAATAAATTAGCAATACAAACTTTACCAATTGATAATACTGCTGCAATTTCTGTAGGTTTAATAGCAAATGCTGGTGAAGAAATTACGTTTTCTGCTGAAAGCCTAAACTTACCAGAAGGAACAGAATTATATTTAGAAGATAAAGTTAGTGGTGCGTTTGTTAATTTATCTGAAGGAGATTATAAAACTACTTTAAAAACGGATGCAAATGGTATTGGTCAATTTTACATACAAACAAGTGCTAAAAGTTTAAGTACAGACAATATAAATGCAACGATAGCTAATGTAAATATTTATAAATCTTCTAGTAACCAAGTTACAATTTCAGGTTTAAATTCAGAAGCTACCGTTAGTATATTCTCTTTATTAGGTAAACAAGTACTGAAATCTTCTATTAAAGCTAGTACTGTTAACAAAGTAAGTTTACCAAGTTTAAGTACTGGTGTTTATATTGTTAAAGTAAACTCTGTAAACGGAGAAATTACTAAAAAAATAACTTTAAACTAA
- a CDS encoding phage tail protein, with the protein MEPFIAQIIMFGGNFAPRGWAFCDGQLLPISQNTALFSLLGTTYGGDGRTSFALPDLRGRVPIGPRHGPGLSPVKLGERGGTETNTLTITTLPNHNHTASVTGMTAAFSNGVGTIPVNSEEGLADEKNPAGGVLNNAEADIYTSEAANAVYGANVAVTGDVAITGGNITVGNTGGQQPVNNMQPFLGINYIIALEGIFPSRS; encoded by the coding sequence ATGGAACCTTTTATTGCACAAATTATAATGTTTGGCGGAAACTTTGCACCAAGAGGATGGGCTTTTTGCGACGGACAATTATTACCTATTAGCCAAAACACAGCTTTATTTTCTTTATTAGGAACCACTTATGGTGGAGATGGAAGAACTTCTTTTGCTTTACCAGATTTAAGAGGTAGAGTTCCAATAGGCCCAAGACATGGTCCTGGTTTAAGTCCTGTAAAATTAGGGGAAAGAGGAGGAACAGAAACAAATACTTTAACCATTACTACATTGCCTAACCATAATCATACTGCTTCTGTAACTGGAATGACTGCTGCTTTTTCTAATGGAGTAGGTACTATTCCTGTAAATAGTGAAGAGGGTTTGGCAGATGAAAAAAATCCTGCTGGAGGTGTTTTAAATAATGCAGAAGCTGATATATATACTTCAGAAGCTGCAAATGCTGTTTATGGAGCAAATGTTGCTGTTACTGGAGATGTTGCTATTACAGGTGGAAATATAACAGTAGGAAATACTGGAGGTCAACAACCAGTTAATAATATGCAGCCTTTTCTAGGTATTAATTATATTATTGCTTTAGAAGGTATTTTTCCTTCAAGAAGTTAA
- a CDS encoding response regulator transcription factor → MQKINIIIADDEELFRKGIRFLLEREPNFNISFEAENGKKLVDFIRTTEGFPDIILMDLKMPEMNGVEATKVIHKTHPDIKIIALTSFDGKSFITNMIDVGASSYLLKNTSPKMVVHTINEVYEKGFYYDEKVLTIIHENIISSSGKRIKSDLDKKLLSKREIDVLELICAQKTTTEIAEKLFISPRTVEGHRNNLLLKTQSKNVAGLVIYGIQKKLIEITPDFNL, encoded by the coding sequence ATGCAAAAAATTAATATTATAATTGCCGATGATGAAGAGCTTTTTAGAAAAGGAATTCGTTTTTTATTAGAAAGAGAACCTAACTTTAATATTTCTTTTGAAGCAGAAAATGGTAAAAAATTAGTAGATTTTATAAGAACTACAGAAGGATTTCCAGATATTATTTTGATGGATTTAAAAATGCCAGAAATGAATGGTGTTGAAGCTACTAAAGTTATTCATAAAACACACCCAGACATAAAAATAATTGCATTAACCAGTTTTGATGGTAAATCTTTTATTACCAACATGATCGATGTTGGCGCCTCTTCTTACCTACTTAAAAATACAAGTCCAAAAATGGTAGTTCATACAATTAATGAGGTGTATGAAAAAGGTTTTTATTATGATGAAAAAGTATTGACTATTATTCATGAAAACATTATTTCATCTAGTGGAAAACGTATAAAAAGCGATTTAGACAAAAAATTACTTTCTAAAAGAGAAATTGATGTTTTAGAGTTGATTTGCGCTCAAAAGACCACTACAGAAATTGCCGAAAAACTTTTTATAAGCCCAAGAACTGTAGAAGGTCATAGAAACAACCTACTTTTAAAGACACAGTCTAAAAATGTTGCAGGTTTGGTTATTTACGGTATTCAAAAAAAGTTAATAGAAATTACACCAGATTTCAACTTATAA
- a CDS encoding sensor histidine kinase, with translation MEELLTKENQVIVIVLIGVLLLLLMGVAFLLFFFFSRKKIVDKELEKRNLEVNHQKEIIQSIIITQEEERKRIAQDLHDDISSKLNVINLNANLLKDGGLTPEEYITVNNGILEATDKTLESARKIAHNLLPPILEEFGFKDAVEELADSFNNSKKISIKYNINYTNKLLNPQNELHLFRITQELINNSVRHGKANNSTINISQKDNRLIFSYTDNGIGFNSDDKNNKKGLGMKNIESRVSLLNGKYNIGSEVGKGFNILIVIQPPEYAKN, from the coding sequence ATGGAAGAATTGCTTACTAAAGAAAACCAAGTGATAGTTATCGTTTTAATAGGTGTTTTATTACTTCTTCTAATGGGAGTTGCATTCCTGTTATTTTTCTTCTTCTCTAGAAAAAAAATAGTGGATAAAGAACTAGAGAAAAGAAACCTAGAAGTAAACCATCAAAAAGAAATTATACAGTCTATTATTATAACTCAAGAAGAGGAACGCAAACGCATTGCACAAGATTTACATGATGATATTAGCTCTAAACTAAATGTAATTAACTTAAATGCAAACCTTTTAAAAGATGGAGGTTTAACGCCAGAAGAGTACATAACTGTTAACAACGGTATTTTAGAAGCTACAGATAAAACCTTAGAAAGTGCTCGTAAAATTGCACACAATCTTTTACCACCAATACTAGAAGAATTTGGCTTTAAAGACGCAGTAGAAGAACTAGCAGACTCCTTTAATAACAGTAAAAAAATTAGTATTAAATACAATATAAATTACACCAACAAACTTTTAAACCCACAAAACGAATTACATTTATTTAGAATTACTCAAGAATTAATTAATAACTCTGTAAGACATGGTAAAGCTAATAATAGTACTATAAATATTTCTCAAAAAGACAATCGACTAATTTTTAGCTATACAGATAATGGCATCGGTTTTAATTCTGATGATAAAAATAATAAAAAAGGTCTTGGAATGAAAAATATAGAAAGTAGGGTTTCTTTATTAAACGGAAAATATAATATTGGAAGTGAAGTAGGTAAAGGATTTAACATTTTAATTGTAATACAACCCCCAGAATATGCAAAAAATTAA